The following proteins come from a genomic window of Gimesia chilikensis:
- a CDS encoding alpha/beta hydrolase, which translates to MYLARSYLLQAILACGLCSGLPAQVTDRADTSPAVGTRLTQACEFGKQLVGEESLLVVPENRKQADSRKISVHYFRFPARLPSGKAPVFYLPGGPGDAINSSDIRNGLRRKNYSKYTELLAFNKYHDVIIVNQRGNRKAPGVQRLPRAWVVQPGARLKPLVYEEKGKRVAEGLQLAIQACARLQFDLKGYDILHLIDDVEQIRRVHGYSTICLRGSSFGSQWALGYLQRYPERVDRMVLSGVEPLSHTYDSPTEIWKVFERIEAEVKESGTIELPPEGLLGALKAVLTRLEKQPVRVTGQHPRRGGSTEIVIGMDDVRFYLTRPILDAPLYSRRMRELWPHLVLELYREDYQYLAAKIIDDRPELSHPDLLLALVDHSLGISDQRLKELEQGPARRWLGDVNWLYTATRKSTPPPEVSDAFRELKTSQTPVLMIHGTLDLMTPYENATQLLPAFPRGKLITVQGGTHIACQHAAVVDPQFLRYLTDFMNAAQPADTLKEIPETITLPPLKFQPLQSGSLFQELTQ; encoded by the coding sequence ATGTATCTTGCTCGTTCTTATCTTCTACAAGCCATTCTCGCATGCGGCCTGTGTTCCGGTCTGCCTGCTCAAGTTACAGATCGAGCGGACACATCACCGGCCGTCGGAACGCGTCTTACCCAGGCTTGTGAATTTGGCAAACAACTGGTGGGGGAAGAGTCTCTACTGGTGGTTCCCGAAAACCGGAAGCAAGCTGACAGCCGGAAGATTTCCGTCCATTATTTTCGCTTCCCGGCACGCCTTCCCTCGGGGAAAGCTCCCGTGTTTTATCTGCCCGGAGGCCCCGGTGACGCGATTAACAGCAGCGACATCCGTAACGGCTTACGCCGGAAGAATTACAGTAAATACACCGAGTTGCTGGCATTCAATAAATATCACGATGTCATTATTGTGAACCAGAGGGGCAACAGAAAAGCTCCGGGAGTCCAGAGACTGCCCCGGGCGTGGGTTGTGCAACCAGGGGCGCGACTCAAGCCCCTGGTCTATGAGGAAAAAGGCAAGCGAGTGGCGGAGGGGTTACAGCTGGCGATTCAGGCATGCGCGCGTCTGCAGTTTGACCTGAAGGGCTACGACATTCTGCATCTGATCGATGATGTGGAACAGATTCGTCGCGTGCATGGTTACTCCACGATCTGTCTGCGTGGCAGCAGTTTCGGGTCACAGTGGGCGCTGGGTTATCTGCAACGCTATCCGGAGCGCGTGGACCGCATGGTGCTCTCAGGCGTGGAGCCACTGAGTCACACTTATGACAGTCCCACAGAAATCTGGAAGGTCTTCGAGCGTATCGAAGCGGAAGTGAAAGAGTCGGGCACCATCGAACTCCCCCCGGAAGGCCTGCTCGGCGCGCTCAAAGCAGTGTTGACTCGACTGGAAAAACAGCCGGTGCGCGTCACCGGCCAACATCCGCGTCGAGGTGGCTCTACCGAGATTGTAATCGGCATGGATGATGTGCGGTTTTACCTGACCCGCCCGATCTTGGACGCCCCCCTTTATTCGCGACGGATGCGGGAACTGTGGCCACACCTGGTGCTGGAACTGTACCGGGAAGACTACCAGTATCTGGCGGCGAAAATTATCGATGACCGTCCAGAACTGAGCCATCCCGACCTGCTGCTGGCGCTGGTCGACCACAGCCTGGGAATCTCGGATCAACGCCTGAAAGAACTGGAACAGGGGCCGGCCCGGCGCTGGCTGGGCGATGTCAACTGGCTCTATACTGCCACGCGTAAGAGTACGCCCCCTCCTGAGGTTAGTGATGCGTTTCGCGAATTGAAAACGTCTCAGACGCCGGTTCTGATGATTCATGGCACACTCGATCTGATGACTCCCTATGAGAATGCTACTCAACTACTACCTGCATTTCCCCGCGGTAAATTGATCACCGTTCAGGGAGGGACTCACATCGCGTGTCAGCATGCGGCGGTCGTCGATCCTCAGTTTTTACGTTATCTGACAGATTTTATGAATGCAGCACAACCCGCAGATACACTGAAAGAGATTCCCGAAACGATTACATTACCGCCACTGAAATTTCAACCACTGCAGTCGGGTTCGCTGTTTCAGGAACTGACGCAGTGA
- a CDS encoding carboxypeptidase regulatory-like domain-containing protein, with protein sequence MAVSGNGVIELLNQSGEMFWEFSRIMFLQASLLVLVILLLDLLLRYHARAVTRYWLWSLVLFKLILPVSLYSPVSVASWFADWIPTEAVAQNTESEPTMSTLAANPPGGTQTEKNPLVQPSLTEPFLQTHPQSPQLPPVGPPSDSMLAVPDSEVESPIKPAALPALQASAILMLIWLTAVAMLSVCVLWRTWRVRKLTIQAEPAGGELVAQLNECVLLLGMKPDSVKLKVSEETGSPAICGFWRATIILPRHLLEKLTPEQYRQIFIHELAHWKRFDLQVNCLQTLLLILYFYHPLVWLTHVMLKRLREQAVDETVLVTLNEQPSHYSATLLDIAALTPAVESPRLQLLGILESRKSLTQRIRRMITRPIPRSARLGLVSLLLILFAGALLLPMSRLKETHAAVDRQESADHESEQQLSDKAQSLKQSPPARETKPREEKSSSQYVLSGRVTDQSGAPVTDAQVLLIPKSGGHVLRTSTDKEGNYHFAEITKPGPHRIMILSQRWVGLERLADRPRVDLAADQRQVKNITLERACQLRIQTVNEQGKPVPGAIVYRKLMNDSRGFTARAVTTDQSGEVTLGLKPSQEKYLIGIASPDYALEKLTLQVDDPDQIVTRKIVLREGEEVNGKIVYADGKIPVGLKINALPQWWEFSGHPPGYRISEAGRFTFPHIVAGVYNVIVAVPGVGGKPVLTGTYLLNREQPLDLKLNMPSPASMVTLSGKISYTGDLKKASRPFLLIAYSIDGYNEAYAEIQPGQTEFKFDPIQRGKYELSLLSTEIQLKGDYTVFAPANDFQLNVVVTGKPQISGTVLADDTNQPISKFRVRAIKLKTLRGADYGQEPRWQDVDQSSGEFKVAVNGPGIYRIEVAADGYARALSESVNTDQIQGKPIQLKLTEGVTLSGTVVNAQGQPVDGATVIPLSLSRGVMSNSLDQFTTDSDAVKTVDGKFSIPHLAPGMESLKVTHPDYDFAIVKDIDLAASPLPNVEVTLTEGGTVQGLVTDENGKPQPNVTLFFHDRYGYNGDAARKAGLLATVITDEEGRYSVSHLPNQICYVVRKYEWNSLGVVRQAVLPQNGKTSTLNLGGRPELTGRLKVNGKPLANTRILLAGENPNFGIFRAYTNTDSEGMFHFFGAGPGQRTLYYEVPNVNNDWVPVRSLELISDDQDLGTLETQVGQLTVNCQPETLDDMRVGLFNYHPVWTASLRAGNLVPRTNSSAPFVFKQVTTRDYVIIASRSGYPSVYQKVHVTKENLNSQLTLPIPEGTATIHFKLDQELMQANEPMRLKLWSKDQRLLTNIYSFEAGEYVARHLPAGDYYLTRVDIRESKKLLQFTLKENEQKTVTLTSELFKKSESKLGFRTINVFTQAGVPLPGCQIQLKSSSGTISRHIQQFERQSFVGDSGTYDLTVSYPGFQTLHGKVELIPPEKSWIYPDNLTFNLRLKPEAD encoded by the coding sequence ATGGCTGTCTCAGGGAACGGAGTAATCGAACTTCTCAATCAGTCGGGCGAAATGTTCTGGGAATTCAGCAGGATCATGTTCCTCCAGGCCAGTCTACTGGTACTCGTGATTCTACTCCTCGATCTGTTACTCCGGTATCATGCCCGCGCAGTGACCCGTTACTGGCTCTGGTCGCTGGTTCTGTTCAAACTGATCCTGCCGGTCAGTCTCTATTCTCCTGTCAGTGTCGCCAGCTGGTTTGCTGACTGGATTCCCACGGAAGCCGTCGCGCAGAACACTGAATCAGAGCCGACGATGTCGACCCTCGCAGCCAATCCACCGGGGGGCACACAGACAGAAAAAAATCCCCTTGTACAGCCATCTTTGACAGAGCCATTCCTGCAAACTCATCCACAGTCGCCCCAACTGCCTCCAGTTGGTCCCCCATCTGACTCAATGTTGGCTGTGCCTGATTCGGAAGTTGAGTCGCCCATAAAACCAGCAGCTCTGCCTGCCCTGCAAGCGTCTGCGATCCTGATGTTAATCTGGTTAACAGCGGTAGCGATGCTCTCTGTCTGTGTGCTTTGGCGTACGTGGCGCGTTAGAAAACTTACTATCCAAGCTGAACCGGCTGGTGGAGAACTGGTGGCTCAGTTGAATGAGTGTGTCTTACTGCTGGGGATGAAACCAGATTCAGTGAAGTTAAAAGTATCGGAGGAAACTGGAAGTCCCGCGATCTGCGGATTCTGGCGGGCGACGATCATCCTTCCTCGGCATCTACTCGAAAAGCTCACCCCCGAACAGTATCGCCAGATCTTTATCCACGAGCTGGCTCACTGGAAACGCTTTGACTTACAGGTCAACTGTCTGCAGACTCTGCTGTTGATCCTGTATTTTTATCATCCTTTGGTCTGGCTGACGCACGTAATGCTCAAGCGTCTGCGGGAACAGGCCGTGGATGAAACAGTGCTTGTGACACTGAACGAGCAGCCGTCACACTATTCCGCAACACTGCTCGATATCGCTGCTCTGACGCCTGCTGTCGAGAGCCCACGGCTGCAACTGCTGGGGATTCTTGAATCCCGTAAATCGCTGACGCAGCGGATTCGACGCATGATCACTCGCCCCATCCCGCGGTCTGCCCGGCTGGGGCTGGTCAGTTTACTGCTGATACTATTTGCCGGGGCGCTTCTCCTGCCTATGTCTCGACTGAAAGAAACACACGCAGCAGTAGACAGGCAAGAGAGTGCGGATCATGAATCCGAGCAGCAGCTGTCCGATAAAGCTCAATCTCTTAAGCAGAGTCCCCCGGCCAGAGAGACAAAACCACGCGAGGAGAAGTCCTCATCACAATACGTGTTAAGTGGACGAGTGACCGATCAGAGCGGTGCGCCCGTCACCGATGCTCAAGTTCTTCTGATACCCAAGTCTGGCGGACATGTGTTAAGAACGAGCACAGACAAAGAGGGAAACTATCACTTTGCCGAAATCACAAAACCTGGACCACACCGCATCATGATTTTGTCGCAGCGCTGGGTGGGACTTGAGCGTCTCGCGGATCGTCCGCGGGTCGACCTGGCGGCAGATCAACGGCAGGTGAAAAATATCACACTCGAACGCGCCTGTCAGTTACGCATTCAAACCGTCAATGAACAAGGCAAACCTGTTCCCGGGGCCATCGTATACCGTAAATTGATGAATGATTCGCGAGGGTTCACTGCTCGGGCTGTCACAACCGATCAATCGGGAGAGGTGACACTCGGCCTGAAGCCTTCCCAGGAAAAATATCTGATAGGAATCGCTTCACCCGACTACGCTTTGGAGAAACTGACGCTTCAAGTGGACGATCCGGATCAAATCGTCACACGGAAGATTGTGCTCAGGGAGGGAGAAGAAGTTAATGGCAAAATAGTCTATGCGGACGGGAAAATTCCGGTCGGATTAAAAATCAATGCGCTGCCCCAGTGGTGGGAATTCAGCGGACATCCCCCCGGTTATCGAATCAGTGAGGCGGGAAGATTCACATTCCCCCATATCGTAGCCGGCGTTTATAACGTAATAGTCGCGGTTCCCGGAGTGGGGGGGAAGCCTGTCCTCACCGGTACTTATCTGCTCAATCGGGAACAGCCACTTGATCTGAAACTGAATATGCCTTCTCCCGCTTCGATGGTCACACTCTCAGGAAAGATCAGCTATACCGGCGATCTGAAAAAGGCTTCCAGGCCCTTCCTGCTCATTGCATATTCCATTGATGGGTACAACGAAGCGTACGCCGAGATCCAACCTGGTCAGACAGAGTTTAAGTTCGATCCCATTCAGCGAGGAAAATATGAACTCAGTCTCCTTTCAACAGAGATTCAATTGAAAGGCGACTACACGGTATTTGCCCCCGCCAATGATTTTCAACTGAATGTCGTCGTGACCGGCAAACCGCAGATCAGTGGTACGGTTCTGGCCGACGATACAAATCAGCCGATCAGCAAATTCCGGGTACGGGCCATTAAACTGAAGACGCTTCGCGGTGCGGATTATGGGCAGGAACCGCGTTGGCAGGATGTGGATCAGAGCAGCGGGGAATTTAAAGTCGCAGTCAACGGTCCGGGTATCTACCGGATCGAAGTCGCTGCAGATGGCTATGCCCGTGCGCTCAGTGAATCTGTGAATACCGATCAAATTCAGGGAAAGCCGATTCAGCTCAAACTGACAGAGGGAGTCACGCTGTCCGGAACCGTTGTCAATGCACAGGGGCAGCCCGTCGATGGGGCGACCGTGATTCCGCTGTCTCTGTCCCGGGGCGTCATGTCGAACTCGCTGGATCAATTCACAACAGACAGTGATGCAGTCAAGACCGTGGACGGGAAGTTTTCGATCCCGCATCTCGCTCCGGGAATGGAATCTCTGAAAGTGACTCATCCGGACTACGACTTTGCGATTGTGAAAGACATCGATCTGGCAGCCAGTCCGCTCCCGAACGTGGAAGTCACTCTTACAGAAGGCGGAACCGTGCAGGGACTCGTCACAGACGAAAACGGAAAACCGCAACCGAATGTCACGCTCTTCTTCCATGACCGATATGGCTATAACGGTGATGCCGCCCGCAAAGCCGGGCTACTGGCCACCGTGATTACTGATGAAGAAGGCCGCTATTCGGTTTCTCATCTCCCCAATCAGATCTGTTATGTTGTCAGGAAATATGAATGGAACTCTCTGGGCGTCGTGCGTCAGGCCGTTCTGCCTCAAAATGGCAAAACCAGCACACTCAACCTGGGAGGACGACCCGAATTGACGGGCCGACTGAAAGTCAACGGAAAACCTTTAGCGAATACACGCATCCTCCTGGCTGGTGAGAATCCGAATTTTGGCATCTTTCGGGCCTATACCAACACCGACAGCGAAGGGATGTTTCACTTCTTCGGTGCGGGGCCTGGCCAGCGGACTCTGTATTATGAAGTGCCCAATGTGAATAATGATTGGGTGCCGGTCAGATCGTTAGAATTAATTTCAGACGATCAGGATCTGGGGACTCTGGAGACGCAGGTTGGTCAACTGACAGTGAATTGTCAGCCAGAAACACTGGATGACATGCGAGTGGGGCTGTTTAATTATCATCCTGTGTGGACCGCAAGCTTGAGGGCGGGTAATCTGGTGCCGCGGACAAACAGCAGTGCACCATTTGTCTTCAAACAGGTGACAACGCGAGATTATGTCATTATCGCATCTCGTTCCGGGTACCCCTCTGTTTACCAGAAGGTGCATGTCACGAAGGAGAATCTGAATAGTCAGCTCACGCTGCCCATTCCCGAGGGGACGGCGACAATTCATTTCAAGCTGGATCAGGAACTGATGCAGGCCAATGAACCGATGCGGCTCAAACTGTGGAGCAAAGACCAGCGGTTGCTGACAAATATCTACTCCTTTGAAGCAGGAGAATATGTCGCCAGGCACCTGCCTGCAGGAGACTACTATCTGACGCGGGTTGACATTCGCGAATCGAAAAAACTGTTGCAGTTCACTCTCAAGGAGAATGAACAGAAAACCGTGACTCTGACTTCCGAACTATTCAAAAAATCAGAGTCGAAGCTTGGGTTTCGAACCATCAATGTCTTTACGCAGGCAGGAGTCCCGTTACCCGGTTGTCAGATCCAACTGAAAAGTAGCTCAGGTACGATCTCTCGCCACATCCAACAGTTTGAACGCCAGAGTTTTGTGGGGGATTCCGGTACATATGACCTCACCGTTTCTTACCCGGGATTTCAGACACTGCACGGGAAAGTGGAATTGATCCCCCCAGAAAAATCCTGGATATACCCGGACAACCTGACCTTCAATCTGCGTCTGAAACCGGAAGCTGATTAG
- a CDS encoding BlaI/MecI/CopY family transcriptional regulator has protein sequence MAKKTKSDPSAQAMTDVEWVIMNVVWEQEPCAAGTVQEALAETQGWAYSTVKTTMDRMVTKGLLTRKAIRNLNLFSSAISPDKAKRGELKRLLRRAFNGALSPMLQFIVEEEELSPDEIQQLREFIKQAGKKTK, from the coding sequence ATGGCGAAAAAAACAAAATCTGATCCGTCAGCTCAGGCGATGACTGATGTTGAGTGGGTCATCATGAATGTGGTCTGGGAACAGGAGCCTTGTGCAGCGGGGACCGTACAGGAAGCATTGGCAGAGACGCAGGGCTGGGCCTACAGTACGGTCAAAACTACGATGGACCGGATGGTGACCAAGGGGCTGTTGACGCGCAAAGCAATCCGCAATCTGAATCTCTTCAGCTCAGCGATCAGCCCCGATAAAGCAAAACGGGGAGAATTGAAACGCCTCTTGCGCCGCGCCTTCAATGGTGCTTTATCGCCGATGTTGCAGTTCATTGTTGAAGAAGAGGAACTCTCACCCGATGAAATTCAGCAACTGCGCGAGTTTATTAAGCAGGCAGGGAAAAAGACGAAGTAA
- a CDS encoding GNAT family N-acetyltransferase: MKFELQPLGAPDQLDLLAEEARRQGYRMLDRLQQEWREGINRFDREGECVLIAVGEDRIVGVCGLNRDPYCSLKDIGRVRRLYVASGVRRRGVGRLLVEAIQQRCPGVFQQLRLRTNSSAASTFYQALGFRPVEDEPDCTHVWTVSA; this comes from the coding sequence ATGAAATTCGAGCTGCAACCACTGGGCGCCCCCGATCAACTGGATCTGCTGGCAGAAGAAGCCCGCAGACAGGGGTATCGCATGCTGGATCGACTGCAGCAGGAATGGCGGGAAGGTATCAATCGTTTTGATCGGGAAGGTGAATGTGTGCTGATCGCGGTAGGGGAAGATCGCATCGTCGGTGTCTGCGGTCTGAATCGGGATCCGTACTGCTCCCTCAAAGATATCGGACGTGTACGACGATTGTATGTTGCTTCCGGGGTACGACGTCGAGGTGTCGGTCGCCTGCTGGTGGAAGCGATTCAACAACGTTGTCCCGGTGTGTTTCAGCAATTGCGGTTACGCACAAATTCTTCTGCAGCGAGTACCTTCTACCAGGCACTCGGCTTTCGACCGGTGGAAGACGAGCCTGATTGTACGCATGTGTGGACTGTTTCCGCCTGA
- a CDS encoding sulfatase, with translation MNWLVWCLPFICCLILSPPLWAVPPNILLIVSEDNGPELGCYGDPYAQTPHLDRLAADGVRFENAFVPYSVCSPSRACFLTGKYPHQNGQIGLATHKFAMYHKETPNFVTLLKQQGYFTGLIGKLHVNPESAFPFDYRAITGANFNRRQPVTAYADKAGEFFKQAQEQPWFLSVNFPDAHLPFLKQANGRPAQPLSADDVKPMPWVGVDTPRLREQVANYYNCLARLDIGVGLLLEQLKQTGAAENTLVIYIGDHGAQFPRGKGSVYEGGLRVPLIVRWPGVAESGLVRTELASTVDLLPTALAAADLSIPQDLPGRNLKPLLTAGPAKDWREYIFGFTTGSFPRNCYIQHSLRDARYKLISNPRPGTENLIADSYLDESHPHFVISGATAADQKTISPRTKAAFARWSTPPRYEIYDLQQDPYEWNNLADDPDYAETKQRLIDALTALQRQTRDPFFAPENIEAFVKEQLAHRDMRYRKQKQFRWSYLDTFADWRSAR, from the coding sequence ATGAACTGGTTAGTCTGGTGTCTGCCGTTTATCTGCTGTCTGATACTGAGCCCGCCCCTTTGGGCAGTCCCACCGAATATTCTGTTGATCGTTTCAGAAGACAATGGCCCTGAACTGGGCTGCTATGGCGATCCGTATGCACAGACGCCGCACCTGGATCGACTGGCCGCGGATGGGGTGCGGTTCGAGAATGCGTTCGTCCCCTACTCCGTCTGTTCGCCGTCGCGGGCCTGTTTCCTGACCGGAAAGTATCCGCACCAGAATGGACAGATTGGCCTGGCGACCCACAAATTCGCCATGTATCACAAAGAGACGCCCAATTTTGTGACGCTGCTCAAACAGCAGGGATATTTCACCGGGTTGATTGGCAAGCTGCACGTGAATCCGGAATCCGCTTTTCCCTTTGATTATCGTGCGATTACCGGCGCGAATTTCAACCGCCGTCAGCCGGTAACAGCTTATGCAGACAAAGCGGGAGAGTTCTTTAAACAGGCACAGGAACAACCCTGGTTTTTATCGGTGAACTTTCCCGACGCACATCTCCCGTTCCTGAAACAGGCGAATGGCAGACCGGCCCAGCCCCTGTCTGCGGATGATGTGAAGCCGATGCCCTGGGTGGGCGTCGATACGCCCCGGCTGCGCGAGCAGGTCGCCAATTATTACAATTGCCTGGCCCGACTCGACATCGGCGTGGGATTGCTGCTGGAACAATTGAAGCAGACGGGAGCGGCTGAGAATACGCTGGTCATTTACATCGGCGATCATGGCGCCCAGTTCCCCCGGGGCAAAGGGAGCGTGTATGAAGGGGGCCTGCGTGTTCCACTGATTGTTCGCTGGCCGGGTGTCGCGGAGTCGGGACTGGTCCGGACCGAACTGGCTTCCACGGTGGATCTGTTACCGACCGCCCTGGCGGCTGCTGATCTGTCGATCCCCCAGGACCTGCCCGGTCGGAACCTGAAACCTCTGTTGACTGCTGGTCCTGCAAAAGACTGGCGGGAGTATATCTTTGGCTTTACCACTGGTTCCTTTCCACGGAACTGCTATATCCAGCATTCGTTGCGGGACGCCCGTTATAAGCTGATCTCCAATCCGCGTCCCGGCACCGAAAACCTGATCGCAGACAGTTATCTGGATGAATCGCATCCCCACTTTGTCATCTCCGGTGCGACCGCCGCCGACCAGAAAACGATTTCACCCCGTACGAAAGCGGCTTTTGCACGCTGGTCGACGCCACCTCGCTACGAAATATATGACCTGCAGCAGGATCCGTACGAATGGAACAATCTGGCCGACGATCCCGACTATGCGGAAACGAAGCAACGTCTGATCGACGCCTTAACAGCGCTCCAGCGACAGACGCGGGATCCATTTTTCGCCCCTGAGAACATCGAGGCTTTCGTCAAAGAACAACTGGCCCACCGGGATATGCGTTACCGCAAGCAGAAGCAGTTCCGCTGGTCTTATCTTGATACATTCGCCGACTGGCGTTCAGCCCGGTAG
- a CDS encoding alpha/beta hydrolase — MPSASESDFVKRFLCNALLGSILLFSVSPAVLYAQDFSIPETISPEAQTALAGFRGAAATAPLPAADDLDGWKAVQQKIEQKRAAANAEVVKKYQPEITPRKLGGVPVLDIKPKGWQESGKVLIYTHGGAYTMYSARSRLMSAVPMAGETGFRVISVDYTLAPVGKWQEVTDQVVTVIQTLIKEGHSLKEIAIYGESAGGGLAAGTVLKLRDKGLGMPAAVVLWSPWADITETGDTYTTLQQADPLLYYPKNLKHCADAYADPADQKHPYVSPVYGDYSKGFPPTLIQAGTKEIFMSNAIRQYQAIDTAGIPVKLDLYEGMWHIFQVFNYELPESKLARSKVKSFLKQHVGK; from the coding sequence ATGCCCTCGGCATCTGAATCAGATTTTGTTAAACGCTTTCTCTGCAATGCCCTCCTGGGAAGCATCCTGTTGTTTTCAGTCAGTCCTGCTGTACTTTATGCACAGGACTTCTCCATCCCTGAGACAATCTCTCCCGAAGCACAAACAGCACTCGCCGGTTTCAGGGGCGCTGCCGCCACAGCGCCCCTGCCGGCTGCCGATGATCTGGATGGTTGGAAAGCCGTGCAACAGAAAATCGAACAGAAACGGGCGGCGGCGAATGCTGAGGTTGTAAAAAAATATCAGCCGGAAATTACGCCACGCAAGCTGGGGGGAGTGCCGGTACTGGACATCAAACCGAAAGGCTGGCAGGAAAGCGGGAAAGTACTTATCTACACGCATGGCGGCGCCTACACAATGTACAGCGCCCGTTCCCGGTTAATGAGTGCCGTCCCCATGGCGGGTGAAACCGGGTTTCGCGTGATCTCCGTCGACTACACGCTGGCCCCGGTCGGGAAGTGGCAGGAAGTCACCGATCAGGTCGTGACCGTCATTCAGACGCTGATCAAGGAAGGACACTCACTCAAGGAGATCGCCATCTACGGGGAATCTGCAGGGGGCGGACTGGCTGCGGGAACGGTTCTTAAGCTGCGGGACAAAGGGCTGGGTATGCCGGCTGCGGTGGTGCTCTGGTCTCCCTGGGCGGATATCACTGAAACCGGAGACACTTACACGACTCTCCAGCAGGCGGATCCCTTGTTGTATTATCCGAAAAACCTCAAACATTGTGCCGACGCCTATGCAGATCCCGCCGATCAGAAGCATCCCTATGTCTCTCCCGTCTATGGCGATTATTCCAAAGGCTTTCCGCCGACGTTGATCCAGGCGGGAACCAAAGAAATCTTTATGAGCAACGCGATCCGTCAGTACCAGGCCATCGACACGGCCGGTATCCCCGTCAAGCTCGACCTCTACGAAGGCATGTGGCACATCTTCCAGGTCTTCAATTACGAACTGCCGGAATCAAAGCTGGCTCGCAGCAAAGTCAAATCGTTCCTGAAGCAGCATGTCGGGAAGTAG